The following proteins come from a genomic window of Carassius gibelio isolate Cgi1373 ecotype wild population from Czech Republic chromosome B8, carGib1.2-hapl.c, whole genome shotgun sequence:
- the LOC127962955 gene encoding DNA polymerase beta has translation MSKRKAPQETLNEGITDFLIELANYERNVNRAIHKYNAYRKAASVIAKYPQKIKSGAEAKKLDGVGAKIAEKIDEFLTTGKLRKLEKIRNDDTSSSINFLTRVTGIGPAAARKFYDEGVRNLEDLKKIEHKLNHHQQIGLKYFEEFEKRIPRAEMQKMEALILKELDVVDPEYIGTICGSYRRGAESSGDIDILLTHPDFTSQSEKQPKLLHAVVDHLESVGFITDTLSKGDTKFMGVCQLQKEEEDEEECFHRRIDIRLIPKDQYYCGVLYFTGSDIFNKNMRTHALEKGFTLNEYTIRPLGVTGVAGEPLLVDSEKDIFDYIQWKYREPKERSE, from the exons ATGAGTAAAAGAAAAGCGCCGCAGGAAACTCTGAACGAAGGAATCACAGATTTTCTCATCG AATTGGCAAATTATGAAAGAAATGTCAACAGAGCAATCCATAAATACAATGCTTACAG AAAAGCAGCGTCTGTGATCGCCAAATACCCCCAGAAGATCAAAAGTGGGGCAGAAGCAAAGAAACTG GATGGAGTTGGTGCAAAGATAGCGGAGAAAATCGACGAGTTTTTAACAACAGGAAAACTGCGCAAGCTGGAAAAG ATTCGCAATGACGACACAAGCTCCTCCATCAACTTCTTAACCCGAGTGACTGGGATCGG TCCTGCTGCAGCCAGGAAGTTTTATGATGAAGGTGTCAGGAACTTAGAAG ATCTGAAGAAGATCGAGCACAAACTCAACCATCATCAGCAGATCGGGTTAAA GTACTTTGAAGAGTTTGAGAAGAGAATCCCTCGTGCAGAAATGCAGAAGATGGAG GCTCTGATACTGAAGGAGCTGGATGTGGTGGACCCCGAGTACATCGGCACCATCTGCGGCAGCTACAGACGAG GAGCAGAGTCGAGTGGTGATATTGATATACTCCTGACCCATCCGGACTTCACCTCTCAGTCTGAGAAACAG CCCAAACTCCTTCATGCCGTCGTGGATCATCTGGAGTCCGTCGGCTTCATTACCGACACGCTTTCTAAAGGAGACACTAAGTTTATG GGTGTGTGTCAGCTGCAGAaagaagaggaagatgaagaagagTGTTTTCACCGCCgtattgacatcag GCTCATCCCGAAGGATCAGTATTACTGCGGTGTGCTGTACTTCACCGGCAGTGACATATTTAACAAGAACATGAGGACTCATGCGCTGGAGAAGGGCTTCACGCTCAACGAATACACCATCCGTCCACTCGGTGTCACTG GTGTAGCCGGAGAGCCTCTGCTGGTGGACAGTGAGAAGGACATCTTCGACTACATCCAGTGGAAATACAGAGAACCAAAGGAGCGCAGCGAGTGA
- the LOC127963702 gene encoding dynein light chain 1, cytoplasmic-like: MSDRKAVIKNADMSEEMQQDSVECATQALEKYNIEKDIAAYIKKEFDKKYNPTWHCIVGRNFGSYVTHETKHFIYFYLGQVAILLFKSG, translated from the exons ATGTCGGACAGAAAGGCGGTGATCAAGAACGCAGACATGTCTGAGGAGATGCAGCAGGACTCTGTGGAGTGTGCAACACAGGCCCTCGAGAAGTACAACATCGAGAAGGACATCGCCGCCTACATCAAGAAG GAGTTCGACAAAAAGTACAACCCCACCTGGCATTGCATCGTGGGAAGGAACTTCGGCAGCTACGTGACTCACGAGACCAAACACTTCATCTACTTCTACCTGGGTCAGGTGGCCATCCTGCTCTTCAAATCGGGCTGA